The following proteins are co-located in the Sandaracinaceae bacterium genome:
- a CDS encoding helix-turn-helix transcriptional regulator, whose translation MDGARLGARLRSLRLEAGLTQAELARRTGIHRPNIARVEAGRHTPSLETLARLAQAIGVSTSHVLVEE comes from the coding sequence ATGGACGGCGCGCGGTTGGGCGCGCGCCTGCGCTCGCTGCGTCTCGAGGCTGGACTGACTCAAGCCGAGCTCGCCCGCCGCACGGGCATCCACCGCCCGAACATCGCGCGCGTCGAGGCCGGCCGCCACACCCCCTCGCTGGAGACCCTGGCGCGGCTCGCGCAGGCCATCGGGGTGTCCACCAGCCACGTGCTGGTGGAAGAGTGA
- a CDS encoding ribose-phosphate pyrophosphokinase, translating to MLKSTCVFTGSAHPELAKEIAKYLDLPLGRCRTPRFSDGEVFAEIQENVRGVDVYVVQPTCAPVNEHLMELLVMADALKRASAGSITAVLPYYGYARQDRKAAPRTPITAKLVADLLSASGINRVVAIDLHAAQIQGFFDVPFDHLFAMPVFLEHLRPRFDEPPVYVSPDAGGVERTRAYAKRLGADLAIIDKRRERAGVSEVMHIIGDVRDRDCVILDDMIDTAGTLTNAAKALSDKGAKRVLAAATHAVLSGPAVERIAASCLDEVIVTDTIPLSAAAVATGKFRVLSMARLLGEAIKRIHHSDSVSSLFV from the coding sequence ATGCTCAAGTCCACGTGCGTCTTCACGGGCAGCGCTCATCCGGAGCTCGCGAAGGAGATCGCCAAGTATCTGGACCTCCCGCTGGGGCGCTGCCGCACGCCGCGCTTCTCCGACGGCGAGGTCTTCGCGGAGATCCAGGAGAACGTCCGTGGCGTGGACGTGTACGTCGTCCAGCCCACCTGCGCCCCGGTGAACGAGCACCTGATGGAGCTGCTGGTCATGGCGGACGCCCTCAAGCGCGCCTCGGCCGGCTCCATCACCGCCGTGCTTCCTTATTACGGATACGCGCGCCAGGACCGCAAGGCCGCACCGCGCACCCCCATCACCGCCAAGCTCGTGGCGGACCTGCTGAGCGCGTCGGGCATCAACCGCGTCGTCGCCATCGACCTGCACGCAGCCCAGATCCAGGGCTTCTTCGACGTGCCATTCGATCACCTGTTCGCCATGCCGGTGTTCCTCGAGCACCTCCGGCCGCGCTTCGACGAGCCGCCCGTCTACGTCTCGCCGGACGCGGGTGGGGTGGAGCGCACCCGTGCCTACGCCAAGCGTCTGGGTGCGGACCTGGCCATCATCGACAAGCGCCGTGAGCGCGCCGGGGTGAGCGAGGTCATGCACATCATCGGGGACGTGCGCGACCGCGACTGCGTCATCCTGGACGACATGATCGACACGGCCGGGACGCTCACCAACGCGGCCAAGGCCCTGTCCGACAAGGGGGCCAAGCGCGTGCTCGCGGCGGCCACCCACGCGGTGCTGTCGGGCCCCGCGGTCGAGCGCATCGCCGCCTCGTGCTTGGACGAGGTGATCGTGACCGACACCATCCCGCTGTCGGCCGCCGCCGTGGCCACCGGCAAGTTCCGGGTGCTCAGCATGGCGCGTCTGCTTGGCGAGGCCATCAAGCGGATCCACCATAGCGACTCGGTGAGCTCGCTCTTCGTCTGA
- a CDS encoding NUDIX hydrolase, with protein sequence MSTTTSAEPPRDAATVVLVRDARPTPNAPSAAGVEAFLMRRRAQVGFLGGMHLFPGGKVDEADLDPALHAYIQVEDVAAAPSRLREDVSVDTAIGLFMTAFRETFEESGLIPGAPPSLEPRRLAAREQLAERGFLATLAGLGVRLDLDAMEPFSRWITPAVEVRRFDARFFLAEAPAHQEGLADGSETDRAIWLRPADALARHAAGELALLPPTWMTLHALTAFDSAASAMARTRSTPTPRLQPELVTGADGFTLCFPGDSAHSVSARALPGPTRLRVHDGRWEPG encoded by the coding sequence GTGAGCACCACCACCTCGGCCGAGCCCCCCCGCGACGCCGCCACCGTCGTCCTGGTGCGGGACGCGCGGCCCACGCCCAACGCTCCCTCCGCGGCAGGCGTGGAGGCCTTCCTCATGCGACGGCGCGCCCAGGTGGGCTTCCTGGGCGGCATGCACCTGTTCCCGGGCGGCAAGGTGGACGAGGCCGACCTCGACCCGGCCCTGCACGCCTACATCCAGGTGGAAGACGTGGCGGCCGCCCCCAGCCGACTGCGCGAGGACGTCAGCGTGGACACGGCCATCGGCCTGTTCATGACCGCTTTCCGCGAGACCTTCGAGGAGTCGGGGCTGATCCCGGGCGCGCCCCCCTCGCTCGAACCCAGGCGCCTGGCCGCCCGCGAGCAGCTGGCGGAGCGCGGCTTCCTGGCCACGCTCGCCGGGCTGGGCGTGCGGTTGGACCTGGACGCCATGGAACCCTTCAGCCGCTGGATCACCCCCGCCGTAGAGGTGCGCCGCTTCGACGCGCGCTTCTTCCTGGCCGAGGCGCCCGCGCACCAAGAGGGCTTGGCGGACGGCTCCGAGACCGACCGCGCCATCTGGCTGCGTCCGGCCGACGCGCTCGCGCGCCACGCTGCGGGCGAGCTGGCCCTGCTGCCCCCCACGTGGATGACCCTGCACGCGCTCACGGCGTTCGACAGCGCCGCCTCCGCGATGGCCAGAACGCGCAGCACGCCCACACCCCGACTACAGCCCGAGCTGGTCACGGGTGCGGACGGGTTCACGCTCTGCTTCCCGGGCGACTCGGCGCACAGCGTCAGCGCACGTGCGCTGCCTGGCCCCACCCGCCTGCGCGTACACGACGGTCGCTGGGAGCCCGGCTGA
- a CDS encoding GGDEF domain-containing protein, whose protein sequence is MNVPERRRRTPYETHELHELATKALTQSYLVAGVGLVLQFFTELALRQWPEFADDTVRDAAMRYLGGGACAFLALSLSRLVPARRRHPFVEGYVLMVAVTALLAWSGHHTGGAEGPYAVSFCTLLFCWSLIMPGGARYAAFPILGALVTFYSVLYLEGGRGFFDVRTTAFALFTVSSAGFALVYAEVLERWRVRVSLAVSTDPLTQLLSRAHVLERLERALRGDSPRAPVSVLMVDIDHFKRVNDTYGHATGDEVLARVADTLTRSTRTEDACGRLGGEEFVVVLMDGGLELALHVSERVRANVAALRFSAPGAAEPFGVTVSIGVAVLPAEGQATVESALRAADRALYESKSGGRDRVTLAE, encoded by the coding sequence GTGAACGTCCCCGAGCGGCGCCGCAGGACCCCGTACGAGACGCACGAGCTGCACGAGCTCGCGACGAAGGCGCTCACGCAGAGCTACCTGGTGGCTGGGGTGGGGCTGGTGTTGCAGTTCTTCACCGAGTTGGCGCTGCGGCAGTGGCCCGAGTTCGCGGACGACACGGTGCGCGACGCCGCCATGCGCTACCTCGGAGGCGGCGCCTGCGCCTTCCTCGCGCTGTCGTTGTCGCGGCTGGTCCCAGCGCGCCGCCGCCACCCGTTCGTCGAGGGGTACGTGCTGATGGTGGCAGTCACCGCGCTCCTGGCGTGGTCCGGACACCACACCGGGGGCGCCGAGGGGCCGTACGCCGTGAGCTTCTGCACGCTGCTGTTCTGCTGGAGCCTGATCATGCCGGGCGGCGCGCGCTACGCGGCGTTCCCCATCCTGGGCGCCCTCGTGACGTTCTACAGCGTGCTCTACCTCGAGGGGGGACGCGGCTTCTTCGACGTGCGCACGACGGCGTTCGCGCTCTTCACCGTGAGCTCCGCCGGGTTCGCGCTCGTCTACGCCGAGGTCCTCGAGCGCTGGCGCGTGCGTGTGAGTCTGGCGGTCAGCACCGACCCGCTCACGCAGCTGCTCAGCCGGGCGCACGTCCTCGAGCGCCTCGAGCGCGCGCTCCGAGGGGACTCGCCCCGAGCGCCCGTGAGCGTGCTCATGGTCGACATCGATCATTTCAAGCGCGTCAACGACACGTACGGGCATGCGACGGGGGACGAGGTGCTGGCCCGCGTGGCCGACACGCTGACCCGCAGCACCCGCACCGAAGACGCCTGCGGGCGTCTCGGCGGCGAGGAGTTCGTCGTGGTGCTCATGGACGGCGGACTCGAGCTCGCGCTGCACGTCAGCGAGCGCGTCCGGGCCAACGTGGCGGCGCTGCGCTTCTCCGCGCCGGGCGCCGCCGAGCCCTTCGGTGTGACGGTCTCGATCGGCGTCGCGGTGTTGCCGGCCGAGGGGCAGGCCACGGTCGAGTCGGCGTTGCGCGCCGCCGACCGCGCGCTGTACGAGAGCAAGAGCGGCGGGCGCGATCGGGTCACCCTCGCCGAGTGA
- a CDS encoding tyrosine-protein phosphatase, with translation MSASQALSDLNLRDLGGLPVGDGRVVRAGIVYRAGALSKVSASARAALDALALRTVVDLRTPYERERHGTSYTPPGAHLVLLPIDSGDLSKALAAAIRGGRFDELPLDVLSDINRAFVRGAYPQLSVLLRLLAKPERRPLLFHCTAGKDRTGLVAALLLSALGASWPTVLADYLRSNETPHAQNLVYRSQLRRAAPWLTRRPWATPNVEPVLRLLSVDAAYLEAAWDEMTQSHESVDGYLAARLGVRAQERSSLQAALLTETG, from the coding sequence GTGTCCGCCTCCCAAGCGCTCTCGGACCTCAACCTGCGTGACCTCGGCGGGCTCCCCGTCGGTGACGGTCGCGTCGTACGCGCAGGCATCGTGTACCGCGCAGGGGCGCTGTCGAAGGTCAGCGCCAGCGCGCGGGCGGCGCTCGACGCGCTGGCGCTACGCACCGTCGTGGATCTGCGCACCCCCTACGAGCGCGAGCGGCACGGCACGAGCTACACCCCCCCGGGGGCGCACCTGGTGTTGCTCCCGATCGACTCGGGCGACCTCAGCAAGGCCCTGGCTGCGGCCATCCGAGGGGGCCGCTTCGACGAGCTGCCGCTCGACGTGCTGTCCGACATCAACCGCGCGTTCGTGCGTGGCGCCTACCCGCAGCTGAGCGTCCTCCTGCGGCTGCTGGCCAAACCCGAACGCCGGCCGCTGCTGTTCCACTGCACGGCGGGGAAGGACCGCACGGGGCTGGTCGCGGCGCTGCTGCTCAGCGCGCTGGGTGCGAGCTGGCCCACGGTGCTTGCGGACTACCTGCGCTCGAACGAGACCCCCCACGCGCAGAACCTGGTCTATCGGTCGCAGCTCCGACGCGCGGCCCCGTGGCTGACGCGTCGCCCGTGGGCCACGCCGAACGTGGAGCCCGTGCTGCGGCTGCTGTCGGTGGACGCGGCGTATCTCGAGGCGGCGTGGGACGAGATGACGCAGTCGCACGAGAGCGTCGACGGATACCTCGCGGCGCGCCTGGGTGTACGCGCGCAAGAGCGCAGCTCGCTGCAAGCGGCGTTGCTGACCGAGACGGGCTGA